The following proteins come from a genomic window of Deltaproteobacteria bacterium IMCC39524:
- the nuoE gene encoding NADH-quinone oxidoreductase subunit NuoE, producing MKELLPQKQIDSFKAKAAAIAHPHELIVDQLRAIQLHHGWVPDDGVLLTAETLGVLPIEVEEVATFYDKIFRREVGKRVIHVCDSICCWSTGAEMITEHLMKTLGIGLGETTADGIFTLLPTCCLGACGDAPAMMIGFTTHGLLTTEKIDAILQRERAAVAAEV from the coding sequence ATGAAAGAACTTTTACCTCAAAAACAGATCGACAGCTTCAAAGCCAAGGCGGCGGCGATTGCTCATCCCCATGAGTTGATCGTTGACCAGTTGCGGGCGATCCAGTTGCATCACGGCTGGGTGCCTGACGACGGTGTGCTGTTGACGGCTGAAACCCTCGGGGTTCTACCGATCGAAGTGGAGGAGGTGGCCACTTTCTACGATAAGATCTTCCGGCGTGAGGTTGGCAAGCGGGTCATTCATGTTTGTGATTCAATTTGCTGCTGGTCGACCGGTGCCGAGATGATCACCGAACATCTCATGAAAACTTTGGGAATCGGCCTGGGTGAAACAACAGCTGACGGCATCTTCACCCTGCTGCCAACCTGCTGTCTTGGTGCCTGTGGTGATGCCCCGGCCATGATGATCGGCTTTACCACGCACGGTTTGCTGACCACCGAGAAGATTGATGCCATTCTGCAAAGGGAGCGTGCCGCAGTAGCGGCCGAGGTTTAA
- the nuoL gene encoding NADH-quinone oxidoreductase subunit L encodes MNESLLFLIPLLPLCCAVINMVFGMRLPRLFAEVLAVTGVVGAFVLTLLFWGYAEGEGTRAVLFTWLNSGSVDISFALNFDRLAAPMTLMVTGVASLIHLYAVGYMHEEEDYARFFSLLNLFVFAMLAIILADNLLVLFLGWEGVGLCSYGLIGFWYRKLENAKAGVKAFLVTRVGDVFLAIALLWLFAVTGTLSISEINAQAASISPGVVIAVSLLLLLGACGKSAQLPLMTWLADAMAGPTPVSALIHAATMVTAGVYLLCRLFPLVSLSPVAMTAITAIGALTAIYAATCAMAQREIKRVLAYSTMSQVGYMFMAVGAGSVAGAMFHLLTHAFFKAVLFMAAGCVIHLAGEENDIFKMGGLTRRGPVELFWVFLAGAVCLAGLPLTGGFFSKDGILLALFTHPEPFYRVFWLIGVVTALLTAFYTFRLVYLVFAGEYRGVGHPHALPLLMRWPLWPLAFIGLFGGLLNLPAFVGGSETLHHWYDNLAGRTVTASHEVEWMLILLAVAIAAVGWFAAHWRYRVYRAPQENALSRFLLNGWYADAIVDRLFVRPFAAMGRFCSSGCDRTLFDGTLNGLAKMAMGWSSLIVQMTTGRLTTYLSAFAWGFLVLLGWFLLKLVSGGGH; translated from the coding sequence ATGAACGAGAGCCTGCTCTTCCTCATACCTCTGTTGCCGCTCTGCTGTGCGGTGATCAACATGGTCTTCGGCATGCGCCTGCCGCGCCTCTTTGCCGAGGTTCTGGCAGTAACGGGAGTCGTCGGGGCCTTTGTGCTGACCCTGCTCTTCTGGGGTTACGCTGAAGGAGAAGGGACCCGCGCGGTTCTCTTTACCTGGCTTAACAGCGGCAGCGTCGATATCAGCTTCGCCCTCAACTTCGATCGCCTCGCGGCACCGATGACTTTGATGGTGACCGGCGTTGCCTCTCTGATCCATCTCTATGCAGTCGGCTATATGCATGAAGAAGAGGATTACGCCCGCTTTTTCAGCCTGCTCAATCTCTTTGTCTTTGCCATGCTGGCGATCATCCTGGCCGACAACCTGCTGGTGCTCTTTCTCGGCTGGGAAGGCGTGGGGCTATGTTCCTACGGCCTGATCGGTTTCTGGTATCGCAAGCTGGAAAACGCCAAAGCTGGCGTCAAGGCTTTCTTGGTCACCCGCGTTGGCGATGTTTTTCTTGCCATCGCCCTGCTCTGGCTCTTTGCGGTTACCGGCACTCTGTCGATCAGTGAAATCAATGCCCAGGCGGCCTCGATTTCACCAGGCGTTGTCATCGCCGTGAGCCTGCTCCTTCTGCTCGGCGCTTGCGGCAAATCAGCCCAACTCCCTCTGATGACCTGGCTGGCCGACGCTATGGCCGGCCCGACGCCGGTTTCAGCGCTGATTCATGCCGCGACCATGGTCACTGCTGGTGTTTACCTGCTTTGCCGTCTCTTCCCGTTGGTCTCCCTCTCGCCAGTCGCCATGACCGCGATTACAGCCATTGGTGCCTTGACGGCAATTTATGCCGCGACCTGTGCCATGGCCCAACGCGAGATTAAACGAGTGCTGGCCTATTCGACCATGAGCCAGGTTGGCTACATGTTCATGGCGGTTGGCGCCGGCAGCGTGGCCGGTGCCATGTTCCATCTTCTGACCCATGCATTCTTCAAGGCCGTACTCTTTATGGCCGCCGGTTGTGTGATTCATCTCGCCGGTGAAGAAAATGACATCTTCAAAATGGGTGGTTTGACCCGTCGCGGACCCGTCGAACTCTTCTGGGTCTTTCTGGCCGGGGCCGTCTGCCTGGCGGGTTTACCATTAACCGGCGGTTTCTTCTCCAAGGACGGCATCCTGCTGGCCCTCTTTACCCATCCGGAACCCTTCTACCGTGTCTTCTGGTTGATCGGGGTTGTCACGGCGCTGTTGACAGCCTTCTATACCTTCCGCCTGGTTTATCTGGTCTTTGCCGGAGAGTATCGCGGTGTGGGTCATCCCCATGCACTGCCGCTGCTGATGCGTTGGCCGCTCTGGCCGCTGGCTTTCATTGGACTATTCGGTGGCTTGCTCAACCTGCCTGCCTTTGTCGGTGGCAGCGAAACACTGCATCACTGGTACGACAACCTGGCAGGTCGTACCGTGACCGCCAGTCACGAGGTGGAATGGATGCTGATCCTTCTCGCCGTAGCGATCGCAGCGGTTGGCTGGTTCGCGGCCCATTGGCGTTATCGAGTCTATCGGGCCCCGCAGGAGAACGCACTGAGTCGCTTCCTCCTCAATGGCTGGTATGCCGACGCCATCGTCGATCGGCTCTTTGTCCGCCCCTTTGCAGCCATGGGCCGTTTCTGTTCTTCAGGTTGTGATCGTACCCTCTTCGACGGCACCCTTAACGGCCTGGCAAAGATGGCCATGGGCTGGAGTTCCTTGATTGTTCAGATGACCACCGGAAGATTGACAACCTACCTCTCTGCTTTTGCCTGGGGGTTTCTCGTCCTGCTCGGTTGGTTCCTGCTGAAGCTGGTTAGCGGGGGAGGCCACTGA
- a CDS encoding NADH-quinone oxidoreductase subunit J, giving the protein MATLLFYILGFIMLAATLLCITRRNPVHAVIYLVVSFFALAIMFYLLGAPLVAAFEVIVYAGAIMVLFLFIIMMLGLAPQETPQGPGWQRWGPLVLLSSSLMICTLMLIFQDPAAGKDIGSFYLAPQAVGEALFGRYALAVEVISFQLLFATIGAYMLGKPLPKGDEQ; this is encoded by the coding sequence ATGGCGACATTGTTATTCTACATACTCGGCTTCATCATGCTTGCAGCAACCCTGCTCTGCATCACGCGCCGAAATCCTGTCCACGCCGTGATCTACCTGGTGGTGAGCTTCTTCGCCCTGGCGATCATGTTCTACCTGCTCGGAGCCCCTTTGGTGGCAGCCTTTGAGGTGATTGTTTATGCCGGTGCAATCATGGTGCTCTTTCTGTTTATTATTATGATGCTCGGTCTGGCACCGCAAGAAACTCCGCAAGGACCCGGATGGCAGAGATGGGGGCCTCTGGTGCTGCTCTCTTCGAGCCTGATGATCTGCACCCTGATGCTGATTTTCCAGGATCCGGCGGCGGGCAAGGACATTGGCTCGTTCTACCTGGCGCCGCAGGCCGTCGGCGAAGCACTCTTCGGCCGCTACGCCCTGGCGGTGGAGGTGATCTCCTTCCAGCTGCTCTTTGCTACGATTGGGGCCTACATGCTCGGCAAGCCATTACCGAAAGGGGATGAACAATGA
- the nuoK gene encoding NADH-quinone oxidoreductase subunit NuoK: MMIPFGHALAFAAALFVLGLTCVLLRRQVIMILVGVEIMLNAASLVFVAASAYWQQADGQVFVIILMAITAAEVAVALAMVVYLWRRKRSLVADVFNGMRG, encoded by the coding sequence ATGATGATTCCCTTCGGACATGCTCTGGCTTTTGCGGCAGCGCTTTTTGTGCTCGGTTTGACCTGTGTCTTGCTGAGACGCCAGGTCATCATGATTCTGGTTGGCGTGGAGATCATGCTCAACGCCGCTTCACTGGTGTTTGTCGCGGCCTCGGCCTACTGGCAGCAAGCCGATGGCCAGGTTTTTGTAATCATACTCATGGCGATTACCGCTGCAGAGGTTGCAGTGGCCCTGGCCATGGTGGTTTATCTGTGGCGGCGCAAGCGTAGCTTGGTCGCCGATGTTTTCAACGGGATGCGTGGATGA
- a CDS encoding NADH-quinone oxidoreductase subunit M, with protein MTELTSLPQFPWLSLLVVLPLAGALLCLMHSKRPADCRALSLATSLAVFGVALYLFICHGQGEGRWLLYEDVSWIERYGARYVLALDGIALLMVLLTSFMQVSAVLLAWRVERQVSSFFALLLLLEAGLMGIFLAYDLVLFYLFWEVALIPMFFLISVWGGANRRQAALKFFLYTLVGSFFMLIAIIALYQIHGAQSGIYSFVIGDLLQTQLTAAQEGWLFAGFMAAFIVKSPLVPFHTWLTDALTESPAAGSLDLTGLLLKTGIYGLIRVAFPLFPNATESFLPILAVFALVGLFHAAWSAYHQDDIKRLLAYSSISHLGLVVLGLAAWQLTAWEGSILLMVTHGITTGALFVLVALIQERTGTRSLKELGGLWGQAPCLGFLFLLFSLASLGLPGLANFAGEILVLLGTFQQHPFWAVIALLGVVFAAAYMLRLVQGVLWGPVYKERSLPDLTLREWIILLPMAILVVWMGVYPEPFLAPMHGAVASLLAGGLP; from the coding sequence ATGACTGAGTTGACGAGCCTTCCACAATTTCCCTGGCTGAGCCTGCTGGTTGTGTTGCCCCTGGCCGGCGCACTTCTCTGCCTGATGCACAGCAAACGTCCCGCCGATTGTCGCGCCCTGTCGCTGGCGACTTCGCTGGCGGTCTTCGGCGTAGCCCTCTACCTCTTTATCTGCCATGGGCAGGGTGAAGGTCGCTGGCTGCTGTACGAGGATGTCAGCTGGATCGAGCGTTACGGCGCCCGCTATGTTCTGGCCTTGGACGGCATCGCCCTGCTGATGGTGCTGCTGACCTCTTTCATGCAGGTTTCTGCGGTTCTGCTCGCCTGGCGTGTTGAACGTCAAGTCTCCAGTTTCTTTGCTTTGCTACTCTTGCTGGAAGCTGGTTTGATGGGCATCTTCCTTGCCTACGACCTAGTTCTTTTCTATCTCTTCTGGGAAGTCGCGCTGATCCCGATGTTCTTCCTGATCAGTGTCTGGGGTGGAGCCAACCGCCGTCAGGCCGCGCTCAAGTTCTTCCTCTACACCCTGGTCGGCAGCTTCTTCATGTTGATCGCCATCATCGCGCTCTACCAGATCCACGGCGCACAGAGTGGCATTTACAGCTTTGTCATCGGTGATCTCTTGCAAACCCAACTGACCGCTGCTCAGGAAGGTTGGCTCTTCGCCGGCTTCATGGCGGCCTTCATCGTCAAGTCGCCACTGGTGCCATTTCATACCTGGCTGACCGACGCTCTAACCGAATCACCTGCGGCAGGCTCTCTCGACCTGACCGGCCTGCTGCTGAAAACCGGTATCTACGGATTGATTCGCGTGGCCTTCCCGCTCTTCCCGAATGCCACAGAGAGCTTTTTGCCGATCCTTGCGGTCTTCGCTCTGGTCGGGCTCTTTCATGCCGCCTGGAGTGCTTATCATCAAGATGATATCAAGCGCCTGCTCGCCTATTCATCGATTTCCCACCTTGGTCTGGTAGTGCTTGGCCTGGCCGCCTGGCAGCTGACGGCCTGGGAGGGCAGTATTCTGCTGATGGTCACCCACGGTATCACCACCGGAGCTCTCTTCGTGTTAGTTGCCTTGATTCAAGAACGGACCGGCACGCGCAGTTTGAAAGAATTGGGTGGGCTCTGGGGTCAGGCGCCCTGCCTCGGTTTCCTCTTCCTGCTTTTTTCCCTGGCTTCGCTTGGCTTGCCCGGCTTGGCCAACTTTGCCGGTGAGATCCTGGTATTGCTCGGCACCTTCCAGCAGCACCCGTTCTGGGCGGTGATTGCCTTGCTCGGTGTGGTCTTTGCCGCAGCTTATATGTTACGCCTGGTTCAGGGAGTCCTCTGGGGCCCGGTTTACAAAGAACGCAGCTTGCCTGATTTGACCCTGAGAGAGTGGATCATCCTCTTGCCAATGGCCATCCTCGTCGTCTGGATGGGTGTTTATCCCGAACCGTTCCTGGCGCCGATGCATGGCGCTGTCGCTTCCCTGCTGGCGGGAGGTCTGCCATGA
- the nuoI gene encoding NADH-quinone oxidoreductase subunit NuoI — MNLWRDIKGTLQPFWITLGYLFKKPVTIQYPEEKRTPPPRYRARLVLTRNPDGTERCVACQLCSAACPVDCISMQAAEDGDGRRYASWFRINFARCIFCGLCAEACPTMAIQATPDYEICNRDLLKLVQEKEDLLIDGCGKDTEYNYYEHAGIGVVNERGGNEDEYGPVDPKALVP; from the coding sequence ATGAATCTTTGGCGCGATATAAAAGGCACCCTGCAGCCGTTCTGGATCACCCTCGGTTATCTCTTCAAGAAGCCGGTGACCATCCAGTATCCGGAAGAGAAGCGCACGCCGCCGCCACGTTACCGGGCGCGCCTCGTGTTGACCCGCAATCCTGACGGCACGGAGCGCTGTGTCGCTTGCCAGCTGTGCAGTGCTGCCTGTCCGGTCGACTGCATTTCGATGCAGGCCGCTGAAGATGGTGACGGCCGCCGTTATGCGAGCTGGTTCCGGATCAATTTTGCCCGTTGCATCTTCTGCGGCCTCTGCGCTGAAGCCTGTCCAACCATGGCGATCCAGGCCACCCCGGATTACGAGATTTGCAATCGTGACCTGCTCAAGCTGGTGCAGGAAAAAGAAGATTTGCTGATCGATGGTTGCGGCAAGGATACGGAATACAACTATTACGAACATGCGGGAATCGGTGTGGTTAATGAACGCGGCGGCAACGAAGATGAATACGGTCCCGTGGATCCGAAAGCTTTAGTGCCTTGA
- the nuoF gene encoding NADH-quinone oxidoreductase subunit NuoF, with protein MNAYTQVLFKNRRPNETILLPEYEKNGGYQGLRAAMKMSPAEVCELVKGSGLRGRGGAGFPTGIKWSFFPADQPGDKYLVCNGDEMEPGTYKDRQLLLADPHQLVEGMAIAAYALQTQIGYIFLRYAYEDCFQRLERAIEEAVEAGYLGGNILGSGFDVELHVHGSAGRYILGEETSQLNGLEGRRPNPRSKPPFPAQRGLFGLPTNVNNVETLATVPHILTHGTAWFQDLALNPESAGTKLFGLSGHLNRTECFELPLGITLREVVEDFGGGVRGGKKFKACLPGGASTPYLNTDHLDVMMDFNPLEEVESRLGTAGVTVFDEDTCMVAVTRNLNQFFARESCGWCTPCRDGLSTISWLLDRIEFGQATNDDLAMLKDQVKNIKGRSFCALAEGAMGPVEALLRLYEDEIKDHIRKGCCPFN; from the coding sequence ATGAACGCCTATACACAGGTTCTATTCAAAAATCGCCGGCCGAACGAGACGATCCTTTTGCCCGAGTACGAGAAGAACGGTGGCTACCAGGGCCTGCGCGCGGCGATGAAGATGTCGCCGGCCGAGGTCTGCGAGCTTGTCAAGGGCTCCGGTCTGCGTGGCCGTGGCGGCGCAGGCTTTCCCACAGGGATCAAATGGTCTTTTTTCCCGGCCGATCAACCGGGAGACAAATACCTGGTCTGTAACGGTGACGAGATGGAGCCGGGCACTTACAAGGATCGCCAACTGCTACTGGCCGACCCTCATCAACTGGTCGAGGGGATGGCGATTGCAGCCTATGCCCTGCAGACCCAGATCGGTTACATCTTCCTGCGTTACGCGTACGAAGATTGTTTTCAACGGCTTGAGCGGGCGATTGAAGAAGCGGTCGAAGCGGGCTACCTGGGGGGAAATATCCTTGGTTCCGGATTTGACGTCGAACTGCACGTACACGGGAGTGCCGGGCGCTACATCCTTGGCGAGGAGACCTCTCAGCTCAACGGTCTCGAGGGCCGTCGGCCCAATCCGCGTTCCAAGCCGCCTTTCCCGGCCCAGCGTGGTCTCTTCGGGCTACCCACCAACGTCAACAACGTCGAAACCCTGGCCACCGTACCGCATATTCTGACTCATGGCACCGCCTGGTTTCAGGATCTGGCGCTGAATCCGGAGAGTGCCGGAACCAAGCTCTTTGGCCTGTCCGGACACCTGAACCGCACGGAATGCTTTGAGCTGCCCCTCGGCATCACCTTGCGTGAAGTCGTGGAAGATTTTGGCGGTGGCGTACGGGGGGGCAAAAAATTCAAAGCCTGTTTGCCAGGTGGCGCGTCAACCCCATACCTGAACACCGATCACCTTGACGTGATGATGGATTTCAACCCTCTTGAAGAGGTCGAGAGCCGTCTCGGTACAGCGGGCGTGACAGTCTTTGATGAAGACACCTGCATGGTGGCGGTAACCCGCAACCTCAACCAGTTCTTCGCCCGCGAAAGCTGCGGCTGGTGCACACCTTGCCGAGATGGTCTGTCCACCATCTCCTGGCTGCTCGACCGAATCGAGTTCGGCCAGGCGACCAACGACGATCTGGCGATGCTCAAGGACCAGGTGAAAAATATCAAGGGACGCTCTTTTTGCGCCCTGGCCGAAGGCGCCATGGGGCCGGTAGAAGCTCTGCTGCGGCTCTATGAAGATGAAATCAAGGATCACATCCGCAAAGGATGCTGTCCTTTTAACTAG
- the nuoH gene encoding NADH-quinone oxidoreductase subunit NuoH — translation MNDLLISLILILVKLGLIFGVVLTMAAYLVLAERKILGRMQMRYGPNRIGPGGMIQPLCDVIKLITKEDFVPARADKWIFLFAPGLTALTALLSFAVVPFSPPLTLFGRQIPMVVCDLNIGLLYIFGLSSLAVYGVVLGGWASNSKYSLLGAMRGLSQMLSYELSLGLALVPVVMSAKSFSLTEIVMAQSTWPNMLQHPLAFIIFMISITAESKRTPFDMPEAENEIVAGFHTEYSGMRFGLFFVGEYINLIVIGAMTTVFFLGGWHGPFLPPVVWFVGKVLFVAFLFIWARGSMPRPRYDQLLRFGWKVLIPLALLNVVITGAIRLAMNG, via the coding sequence ATGAATGATCTGCTGATCAGCCTGATTCTCATCCTGGTCAAGCTCGGCCTGATCTTCGGCGTGGTGCTGACCATGGCCGCCTACCTGGTGCTGGCTGAGCGAAAAATTCTGGGCCGCATGCAGATGCGTTACGGCCCCAACCGTATCGGTCCCGGCGGTATGATCCAGCCGTTGTGCGATGTCATCAAACTGATCACCAAGGAAGACTTTGTCCCCGCCCGTGCGGACAAGTGGATTTTCCTCTTCGCTCCCGGGTTGACCGCCCTGACCGCTCTGCTCAGCTTTGCAGTCGTGCCGTTTTCACCGCCGCTAACCCTGTTCGGTCGCCAGATCCCGATGGTTGTATGTGATTTGAACATCGGCCTGCTCTACATCTTCGGGCTCTCCTCTCTGGCTGTTTATGGTGTCGTGCTGGGTGGCTGGGCCTCAAACTCAAAATATTCATTGCTCGGTGCCATGCGTGGCCTTTCGCAAATGCTCTCTTACGAGCTCTCACTTGGCCTGGCTCTGGTGCCGGTCGTGATGAGTGCCAAGTCCTTCTCCCTGACCGAGATCGTCATGGCACAGTCCACCTGGCCCAATATGTTGCAGCATCCGTTGGCCTTCATCATCTTTATGATCAGCATCACCGCTGAATCGAAACGGACCCCCTTCGATATGCCGGAGGCGGAAAACGAGATCGTCGCGGGTTTCCATACCGAGTACTCCGGTATGCGCTTCGGGCTCTTCTTTGTCGGCGAATATATCAACCTGATCGTCATCGGCGCCATGACCACGGTATTCTTTCTCGGTGGTTGGCACGGGCCGTTCCTGCCGCCGGTGGTCTGGTTTGTCGGTAAGGTCCTCTTTGTCGCCTTCCTTTTTATCTGGGCCCGCGGCAGCATGCCACGCCCGCGCTACGATCAGTTACTGCGCTTCGGTTGGAAGGTGTTGATTCCACTGGCCCTGCTGAATGTGGTTATTACCGGAGCGATCCGGTTGGCGATGAATGGATAG
- the nuoG gene encoding NADH-quinone oxidoreductase subunit NuoG gives MPKLTIDNLEVTVPDGTNVLEAARELDIVIPHFCYHEALGSVGSCRLCAMMFVDGPVKGLQMACMVQAQDGMVVSSTDPDAMEMREHVIEWAMINHPHDCPVCDEGGECQLQEMTVAGGHGVRRYSGKKCTFVNQDLGPFVQQEMNRCITCYRCVRTYRDYCGGTDYGVFGSRNRIQYSRFQEGALESPFSGNIIDACPTGVLTSKPFRFKTRLWDLQEAPSICPHCSLGCATVPGGRYREIQRVRAGINRETNGFFICDRGRFGYDHVNHPERPRQARLDGQPVAVDTALRAARERVAAIASKYGPDSVAFLGSPRSSFEASVLLHDWARATGSQQLVYEAHQGRDRAARTLTAQLGKHVRSQEDLRQSDLVVLFGADPLAEAPMLALAIRQAVRKGGKVVVIDPRPVELPCAANHLPLSPERLSEALVALGKNDLNAFEADERALLESLVEQLKAAQRPVLIGGAEILGGQGVQALCSVAGQFSSDQRSVGVITLLAGPNSYGGALLSGNGPDFDSVLDAVQEGTVRALVCLESDPFREARDPARAQAALGHLEVLVSFDSTANLAAQRADIFLPTRANAEMAGSYVNNEGRLQDFLPVIDPGVPIREAGAGNHPPREFFQTTPGSAPEADWLLLAGLLERDLNLVELRESIEQDHPLFAGLSSIAAETTGVRLTAQGTLPPAEEQELPHTAAAESLILMAITGQVGSRWLAHLSAPLAATEPQPYVLLHPELAAELNLAADERARLTTHFGHCHVMIRTDEKMLKGLVMVPQLWDTALEGMVPGGMLDCRLEKEAQR, from the coding sequence ATGCCTAAACTGACTATCGACAACCTTGAAGTGACCGTGCCGGACGGGACCAACGTCCTCGAAGCCGCACGTGAACTCGACATCGTCATCCCCCACTTCTGCTACCACGAAGCACTGGGATCCGTCGGGTCCTGTCGTCTCTGCGCCATGATGTTTGTCGATGGCCCGGTCAAGGGTTTGCAGATGGCCTGTATGGTCCAGGCTCAGGACGGCATGGTGGTTTCGTCAACCGATCCCGATGCCATGGAAATGCGCGAGCATGTCATCGAATGGGCCATGATCAATCATCCTCATGATTGTCCGGTCTGCGACGAAGGCGGCGAGTGTCAGTTGCAGGAGATGACTGTGGCCGGTGGTCATGGTGTCCGCCGCTATAGTGGCAAGAAATGCACCTTCGTCAACCAGGATCTGGGGCCATTCGTACAGCAGGAGATGAACCGTTGTATCACCTGTTATCGTTGTGTGCGCACCTATCGCGACTATTGTGGCGGTACCGACTACGGTGTTTTTGGCTCACGCAATCGGATTCAGTACAGCCGTTTCCAGGAAGGTGCCTTGGAGAGTCCCTTCTCCGGAAATATTATCGATGCCTGCCCGACCGGGGTTCTTACCAGCAAGCCGTTCCGTTTCAAGACACGACTCTGGGATCTGCAAGAAGCGCCGTCAATCTGTCCGCACTGTAGCCTCGGTTGTGCCACCGTTCCCGGCGGTCGTTATCGTGAGATACAACGGGTCAGAGCCGGTATCAACCGGGAAACCAACGGTTTCTTCATCTGCGATCGCGGCCGCTTTGGTTACGATCATGTCAATCATCCCGAGCGACCGCGTCAGGCGCGCCTCGATGGACAGCCTGTCGCTGTTGATACTGCCTTGCGTGCCGCCCGTGAGCGGGTTGCAGCAATCGCAAGCAAATACGGACCGGACAGCGTCGCTTTCCTCGGTTCTCCCCGCTCTAGCTTTGAAGCCAGTGTGCTTTTACACGATTGGGCTAGAGCAACCGGTTCGCAGCAGCTTGTTTACGAAGCTCATCAGGGGCGTGATCGTGCCGCCCGGACTCTGACAGCCCAACTTGGCAAGCATGTCCGCAGCCAGGAAGATCTCCGTCAAAGTGACCTGGTGGTCCTCTTTGGTGCCGATCCTCTGGCAGAAGCTCCGATGTTGGCCTTAGCTATCCGCCAGGCGGTACGCAAGGGTGGCAAGGTCGTCGTTATTGACCCTCGTCCGGTGGAGTTGCCCTGCGCTGCAAACCACTTGCCACTGTCTCCGGAAAGATTGTCAGAAGCCCTCGTGGCGCTCGGCAAGAACGATTTGAACGCCTTCGAAGCTGACGAGCGAGCCCTGCTTGAGAGTCTCGTTGAGCAACTCAAGGCTGCTCAGCGTCCTGTTCTGATCGGTGGGGCTGAAATCCTTGGTGGGCAGGGCGTTCAGGCCCTCTGCTCTGTTGCAGGGCAGTTCTCCTCTGATCAACGCTCTGTCGGTGTCATCACCTTGCTGGCCGGGCCCAACAGTTATGGCGGCGCTCTCCTTTCCGGTAACGGCCCTGATTTTGATAGCGTTCTTGATGCCGTTCAGGAAGGCACCGTGCGCGCGTTGGTCTGTCTGGAAAGTGATCCCTTCCGTGAAGCCAGGGATCCTGCTCGAGCTCAGGCCGCTCTCGGTCATCTGGAAGTACTGGTGAGCTTTGATTCGACAGCGAACCTCGCAGCCCAACGTGCTGATATTTTCTTGCCAACACGTGCCAACGCTGAAATGGCAGGAAGCTATGTGAACAACGAAGGCCGCCTGCAGGACTTCCTGCCGGTCATCGATCCGGGGGTGCCAATCCGTGAGGCAGGTGCTGGCAACCACCCCCCCCGCGAATTCTTCCAGACAACCCCTGGTTCCGCTCCCGAAGCAGACTGGCTGCTTTTGGCCGGACTCCTCGAACGCGATTTGAACCTCGTTGAATTGCGCGAATCAATCGAGCAGGACCATCCCCTGTTTGCAGGACTTTCATCAATTGCCGCAGAAACGACAGGTGTCCGCCTGACCGCCCAAGGCACTTTGCCTCCGGCCGAAGAGCAGGAACTGCCTCATACCGCGGCGGCTGAGTCCTTGATTCTCATGGCCATCACCGGCCAGGTTGGCTCCCGCTGGCTGGCGCACCTCTCTGCGCCTCTGGCCGCCACGGAGCCGCAACCTTATGTCCTCCTGCATCCTGAGCTGGCAGCGGAGTTGAATCTGGCAGCGGACGAACGGGCACGTCTGACCACTCATTTTGGCCATTGTCACGTCATGATCCGCACGGACGAAAAGATGCTGAAAGGATTGGTCATGGTACCGCAACTCTGGGATACCGCGCTTGAAGGGATGGTCCCGGGCGGCATGCTCGACTGCCGACTTGAGAAGGAGGCACAGCGATGA